tcgcaggtgaattctaccaaaaattcagaGAATAGCAAACACCTATcccactcaaactcttccagaaaatttcagaggaaggtaaactgccaaactcattctatgaggccaccatcatcctaataccaaaaccaaagatgccgcaaaaaaagaaaactacaggccaatatcactgatgaacatagatgcaaaagtccttaacaaaattctagccaacagaatccaacaacatattaaaaagatcatacatcatgaccaagtgggctttatcccagggatgcaaggattcttcaatattcacaaatcaatcaatgtgatacaccagattaacaaattgaaaggtaaaaccatatgattatctcaatagatgcaaagaaagcctttgacaaaattcaacatccatttatgataaaaaaaaaaaaaccctccagaaagcaggcatagaaggaacatacctcaacatactaAAAGCCATATATCATAAACccccagcaaacattatcttcaatggtgaaaaattgaaagtgtttcccctaaagtcaggaacaagacaagggtgcccactctcacgactactattcaacatagttctggaagttttagccacagcaatcagagcagaaaaagaaatgaaaggaatccagactggaaaagaagaaattaaactctcactgtttgcagatgacatgatactctacatagaaaaccctaaagacaccaccagaaaattactagagctaatcaatgaacatagtaaagttgcaggatataaaattaacacacagaaatcccttgcattcctatacactaataatcgGAAgatacaaagagaaattaaggaaacaattccattcaccattgcaatgaaaagaataaaatacttaagaataaatctacctaaagaaacaaaagacctatatagaaaactataaaacactgatgaaagaaatcaaagatgacacaaatagatggaagaatataccatgttcatggatcagaagaatcaatatagtgaaaataagtatactacccaaagcaatctatagattcaatgcaatccctatcaagctaccaacagtatttttcagagaacgagaacaaataatttcacaatttgtatgaaaatacaaaaagcctcgaatagccaaagcaatcttgagaaagaagaatggaactggaggaaccaacctacctgacttcagactatactacaaagctacagtcatttagacagtatggtactggcacaaagacaaaaatatagatcaatggaaccaaatataaagccaagagataaatccatgcatctgTGGaccccttatctttgacaaaggaggcaagaatatacaatggagaaaagacaatctctttaacaagtggggctgggaaaattggttaaccacttgtaaaagaatgaaactagaacactttctaacatcatacacaaaaataaactcaaaatgcattaaagatctaaatataagaccagaaactataaaactcctagaggaaaacataggcaaaacactttctgacataaatcataacagattcctctatgacccacctcccagagtaatggaaataaaagaaaaagtaaacaaatgggacctaattaaacttaaaagcttttgtacaatgaaggaaaatctaagcaaggtgaaaagacacccttctgaatgggagaaaataatagcaaatgaagcaactgacaaagaattaatctcaaaaatatacaagcagctcatgcagctcaattccagaaaaacaaacaacccaatcaaaaaatggaccaaagaactaaacagacatttctccaaagaagacatacagatggctaacacatgaaaagatgctcaacatcactcattatcaaagaaatgcaaattaaaatcacaatgaggtaccatctcacgatagtcagaatagctgctatcaaaaagtctacaaacaaaaatgctggagagggtgcggagaaaaacgaaccctcttacactgttggtgggaatggaaactagtacagccacaatggagaacagtgtggagattccttaaaaaactggaaatagagctcccatacaacccagcaatcccactgctaggcagacacactgaggaaaccagaagtgaaagagacacatgtacatctgatgttcatcacagcactgtttacaatagctaggacactgaggcaacctagatgtccatcggcagatgaatggataagaaagctgtggtacatatacacaatggaatattactcagctattaaatagaatgcatttgaatcagttctaatgaggtggatgaaactggagcctattatacagagtgaagtaaatcagaaagaaaaataccaatacagaatattaatgcatatatatggaatttagaaagatgataatgatgaccctatatgtgagacagcaaaagagacatagatgtaaagaacagacttttggactctatgggagaatgcgagggtgagatgatttgagagaacagcattaaaacatgtatattaccatatgtgaaatagatcagcagtccaggttcgatacatgagacagggcgctcaggatgggtgcactgggatgaacctgagggatgggatggcgaagcaggtgggaggggattcaggatgggggacacatgtacacccatggctgattcatgtcaatgtacggcaaaaaacactacaatattgtaaactaattagactccaattaaaataaattaattaatttttaaaaacctcaacactcaaaaaactaagatcacagcatctgatcccatcacttcatggcaaatagatggggaaacaatggagatagtgagagactttatttttcggggctccagatggtgcagatggtgactgcagccatgaaattaagacacttgctccttgtaagaaaagccatgatcaacctagacagcatattaaaaagcagagacattactttgccaacaaaggtccatttagtcaaagctatggtttttccagtagtcaggtacggatgtgagagttggactataaagaaagctgagcactgaagaaatggtgcttttgaactgtagtgttggaaaagagtcttgagagtcccttggactgcaaggagatcaaaccagtcaatcctcaagaaaatcagtgctgaatattcattgcaagctgaagctgaaactccaatactttggccacctgatgtaaagaactgactcactggaaaagaccctgatgctgggaaagattgagggcaggaggagaaggggatggcagaggatgaggtagttggaccgcatcactgactcaatggacatgagttcgagccagctccaggagttggtgatggacaggaaagcctggtgtgctgcagtccatggggtcacaaagaatgggccacgactgagtgactgaactgaactgatcccttaATTTCATGGGCAGAGACTTCAAAACTTTAGTTCCAGAATAGACATCTGCAAACTCTGTACGTTAGGGAGAGTGGAACAGGCATAATTGCCTCCTGTGTTCTTCATTTCTGAGGGGCCAGTACGCATGCAGCAGCCTGCAGCAGATGAAGGATCGATCTCCTTCCCAGGACTGTGGGATCATTCTCCcagggtattaaaaaaaaaaaaaaaaaaaaagctggaaaaacTCCCAACTATTCACTTAGCTTGGTCCTAGCCTCTGAAGGATCATGCAGCTACTTTCTATTGAGTAGCTTTTTCCTTTAAACATGGAATCTCTAAAAGATTATTTATTAATCGCTTCAAAAGAGGATTTTATCAGTTCAAGTaaggaaaacaatattttttgaatgtgaAAACAATACCTGTTGGCTGTAGAAAATTGGGAAAAACACAAggtaaaaaacaacaataataccaTCAGCCAAATAATCACTGTTAGTATttgccggagtccagctccagcagccagggattcaacctgaagaggtGAACAGTGTCAGCGAATGAGACAgcatctcatttttcttttggactgcctacttatttcaagtttaagattctcttttatacttttacagaaacattaggtcagaggtttgacattttcagtttcccctctcccagatttattatctccataaatcattgttgctcttcagagttcctgcttcagtgattctctggGAATTAGCCTTATCATGATTATCTACCTCCTctaatgtgtcctatagttaacttgtgattacactgtaactcatgctacattcctcagtttactacttatcttcctaaatcctgtttgcccataacatcctgagctcactatctcttaaaaaggcttctagctatagtgtctctaaaaattcctaacttctatagttcagttcaattcagttcagttgctcagtcgtgtccaactctttgtgaccccatgaatcacagcacatcaggcctcccagtccatcaccatctcctggagttcactcaaactcacatccatcgagtcggtgatgccatccagccatcttatcctctgtcgtccccttctcctcctgcccccaatccctcccagcatcagagtcttttcaaatgagtcaactcttcgcatgaggtggccaaagtactggactttcagctttagcatcattccttccaaagaaatcccagggttgatctccttcagaatggactggttggatctccttgcagtccaagggactctcaaccgtcttctccaacaccacagttctaaagcatcaattcttcggtgctcagccttcttcacagtccaactctcacatccatactgaccactggaaaaaccatagccttgactagatggaccttagtcggcaaagtaatgtctctgcttttgaatatgctatccaggttggtcataactttccttccaaggagtaagcgtcttttaatttcatggctgtagtcaccatctgcagtgacttgggAGACCAAAacaataaagcctgacactgtttctactgtttcctcatctatttcccatgaagtgatgggaccagaggccatgatcttagttttctgaatgttgagctttaagccaactttttcactctcctctttcactttcatcaagaggcttttgagttcctcttcactttctgccataagggtggtgtcatctgcatatctgatgttattggtatttctcccggcaatcttgattccagcttgtgttttttctagtccagcgtttctcatgatgtactctgcatataagttaataagaaggttgaaaatatacagccttgacttactccttttcctatttggaaccagtctgttgttccatgtccagttctaactgttgcttcctgacctgcatacagatttctcaagaggcagatcaggtggtctggtattcccatctcttgaagaattttccagagtttagtctgatccacacagtcaaaggctttggcatagtcaataaagcagaaatagatgtttttctggaactctcttgctttttccatgatccagtggatgttggcaatttgatctctggttcctctgccttttctaaaaccagcttgaacatctggaagttcccggttcacgtattgctgaagcctggcttggagaattttgagcatgactttactagcatgtgagatgagtgcaattgtgtggtagtttgagcattctttggcattgcctttctttggaattggaatgaaaactgaccttttccactcctgtggccactgctgagttttctaaatttgctggcatattgagtgcagcactttcacagcatcatctttcaggatttgaaatagctcaactggaattccatcacctccactagctttgttcatagtgatgctttctaaggcccacttgacttcacattccaggaagccatgcccgcagggcaacccaagacgggcaggtcatggtggagaggtctgacagaatgtggtccactggagaagggaatggcaaaccacttcagtattcttgccttgagaaccccatgaacagtatgaaaaggcaaaatgataggatactgaaagaggaactccccaggtcagtaggtgcccaatatgctactggagatcactggagaaataactccagaaagaatgaagggatggagccaaagcaaaaacaatacccagctgtggatgtgagtggtgatagaagcaagatccgatgctataaagagcaatattgcataggaacctggaatgtcaggtccgtgaatcaaggcaaattggaagtgtcaaacaagagatggcaagagtgaacatcgacattctgggaatcagtgaactaaaatggactggaatgggtgaatttaactcagatgaccattatatctactactgcgggcaggaatccctcagaagaaatggagtagccatcatggtcaacaaaagagtctgaaatgcagtacttggatgcaatctcaaaaatgacagaatgatctctgttcatttccaaggcaaaccattcaatatcatggtaatccaagtctatgccccaaccagtaatgctgaagaagctgaagttgaacggttctatggagacctacaagaccttttagaactaatacccccaaaagatgtccttttcattataggggactggaatgcaaaagtaggaagtcaagaaacacctggagtaacaggcaaatttgaccttggaatgcggaatgaagcagggcaaagactaatagagttttgccaagaaaatgcactggtcatagcaaacaccctcttccaacaacacaagagaagactctacacatggacatcaccagatggtcaacaccgaaatcagattgattatattctttgcagccaacgatggagaagctctatacagtcaacaaaaacaagaccaggagctgactgtggctgagatcatgaactccttattaccaaattcagacttaaattgaagaaagtagggaaaaccgctagaccattcaggtatgacctaaatcaaatcccttatgattatacagtggaagtgagaaatagatttaagggcctagatctgatagatagagtgtctgatgaaccatggactgaggttcatgacattgtacaggagacagggatcaagaccatccccatggaaaagaaatgcaaaaaagcaaaatggctgtctggggaggccttacaaatagctgtgaaaagaagagaggcgaaaagcaaaggagaaaaggaaagatataagcatctgaatgcagagttccaaagaatagcaaggagagataagaaagccttcttcagcgatcaatgcaaagaaatggaggaaaacaacagaatgggaaagactagagatctcttcaagaaaattagagacaccaagggaacatttcatgcaaagatgggctcgataaaggacagaaatggtatggacctaatagaagcagaagatattaagaagaggtggcaaaaatacacagaagaactgtacaaaaaagttcttcacgaccagataatcactcatctagagccagacatcctaacttctataagctatagtaaaatatgctaactttacaacattccttaaatctttaacttctaactattttaattatttctaagccctaaattcagtaaactcctttgccataaacattttcctcacaaataaGCTTCAGATAGCAAttcctcccatggcctcaagctgcagcctatgtgctcatcctggaacactcttctgtaaaaatccttaaacaaatgtcaatgattaactttatgaattattctctgagcacagctgcagaaggctttgtgccttctcatgctcctctcaagaacaataagcaccttaatatcccttttcagtcaactcagccgaggagaggaaaagacaagtcagaactacaaggcctaactccttcatcccaggaccgtgcctgcagaatgaggagaggggtctggggccgtgcctccattttgtcagtaatgcctaacgcggcCCCCGACAAGTATTATGGGTTAGCTCCCTTTACCCCTCTGAccttatttttaaacagaaaaacagaattattttgtgtgtgtttgcgtgtgtgcgtgtgtgtgtgtactcatggttttgttgtttgctgtttttttcaTGTACTATtaccataaatattttttcacacTAGCATTCTTCTATCacgttatctttttaaattaatgatttatttttggctgtgctatagATTTttgtggctttctctagttttgacaAACAGGTGCTTCTCTTCATTGGGAGGCACAgccttctcattacagtggcttcttgtgttgtggagcacaggctctggggcatgcaggcttcagtatttgcagcatgcaggctcggtagttgtggtgcatgggcttagctgccccatggcatgtaggatcttcctggaccagggactgaacctgtgtttcctgcattggcaggtggagtcttatcTATcgtactaccagggaagtcctacattaTCTTTTAATAACAGGATGCATTGTAGTGTCACGTCCCATTGGGTTTGGGGTGTTGTTTTGTATGACATTCATCTTTTACATACATCTTCAGTAGTTCCCCAGGTAGGGTTCCTTCCCATTTCTGTGCCCTGGCTGTCTGGTGAAACTTGGACCTCTTCTCATATAACAATGTTTTTTCATGTGTAAAGTATAATACATGAGAAATATAATTAGCAAACTAATTATATTGAAATACTAtcaagaaactaaaaagaaaaaatttgtgATAAGTGTTTGCTTATACATACACTGAAGAACAATGTTGGAGAGTAGATACAATATCTTCAATAACAACTATAATTACAAGTACTGATCAACATTATTTCAAGCTGTTTGcaacaaatgtcatatgatatgaAAAGATCTGGGATTTATATTGGGCCAAGGTGACAGGTACAGCTGTGGTTTGTTGCCTACATTCATCAACAAAGGAAATATTATATTTCACTTGGAGGTTAGAGAAAACAAAGGTGTAACTTTTTTCTCATCCCAGTTCTTTATTTCCCATCAGAATCAAAGACATGACTACTGATTTCTACCCATGGAAACTTGGGGATCCAGAGAGCTCAGGTGAAAATTTCCACCTCAGGGAAAACTCCCAAGAGTGGCTCAGTTCATCTTTTGCCCCAGcagtttgttttaaagtctttattgaatttgttgcaatattgtccctatgtttttgtgttttggttttctggccatgaggcatacagaatcttagctccccaggcagggactgaacccacactccctgcgcTAGAAGGCAGTCTTAACTGGGGAAGTTCCTGGCCTGGCAGGCAGTTTTGAAATTTTGATATTAATAACAATGGCCTCATGACCCCAGGAgctgcttttgatttcttctttgtttgTGCCAACGGCTTCAGAGTAAAGTCAGTGAGAGGGCCCGTCAGTGATAAAAATTCAGCCAGTGTTAAGGGTTGAACTGTGTCTCCCCCTGACCCCCggctcccaccctctcccaaaaGGATATATTGAGGCCCTAATCGCAGTACCTCAGAACGTGACTTGTTTGGAAATACGATGGTTGCAGGTGTAACTGTAATTAAGAAGAGGGCATACTGGAGAAGGGTGAGCCCTCAGgcagtatgactggtgtcttcACCAGAACACAGCCATGTGAAGATACAGGTTCACAGGGAAGCCACACGATGACAGAGACTGGAATTACGCACCAAAGATCACCAAGGATTAACAGCAAACCTCAGGAGCTCCCCAggcagctcagaggtaaagaatccgcctgccaatgcaggagacgcaagacactcgggtttgatctctcggtcaggaagatcccctggagaaggaaatggcaacccactccagtattcttgcctgacgaatcccatggatggagaagcctggcgggctgtagtccttaggattgcaaagagttggatgctactgagcacacacatgcgcgtgtgcacatgtgcgtgcgtgcgcacacacatacCAGGGGGTGAGGAAGAGCAAGGAGTGATTCTCTCCCAAGGTTTCAGAGGGTGCCTGACCCTGCTAACACCTTGAAAgaggacttctagcttccagaactatgagacaatAAATTCTGCTGTCTTATCGCACCCGGTTTGTGGTACCTGTGCAGCAGCCTTAGGAAACCAGTACAATGGCTTTCCTGGCCTGGGGTTCTGAAACactggggttggggtgggcaCGGTTCTGTGCCCATGTTGGGGACTGCCACACCACGACCCAAGGTGACCGATGGGGACTGACTCATTAGAGGGCTGGGCTAGAGCTTCAGCCACAATGTTACCAAGCACAGCATGTTACCCTGGGTTCAGGAAGAGACGGTCCCATCAAGGTCAACGGAACCTGCAGAAATCCACAGAACGCTTCAGAAGGCTGAGCAGTATTCCTCTTTATACTCACACGACAATAAAAGGCCTTTATCAAGAATGACATGTTATTGCCCAATGGTCAGGATGCAGGTGGCAGTGAAAAGGATTCTTAGGAAATTTCCCATGTCTGTCAGGTGTGTGAAGCACTCTTGTGTGAGGACGGGAAGCTTCTGATCCCCGGGTAACGTCCGCCTCTCCTTAGGGAGCTCCCCACTCCTACACTTCCATGTCCTTTCTTGCAGACAGCGGCTCTAAGTAAATCTTCCCGCTGCACCAAACACTTGGCCTCTGAGTACAGCCACACATCATCTGGGGTCTGGGGTCCTCCATCAAGGCTCGGCTGAGGGTAGGACACCTCACACCTGGAAAAgaaaccagccccaagcattgcAGGCGGGTGGTCCAGCGAAGAAGAGGGGCTACTGCAAACATCCTGTCCCGCTTTAAAAACAGCAGGCCAGGAAAGAAAGTCCCTCCTTACCTGGAACAGAGAAATCTGGATATTTTGGCAGCAGCCCTTCATGCAACAAAGCTTTTGGAGGAGGAGTAGGAGGAGGTGGTGTGGACTTAACTCCATATAttctaaaataagaacaaaagtcacagttatttcttttactgataaaaataagtaaaatctaGGCAGGTCCCATAGGAGCATGGTATATTCATTTCTGATCCTGACAATTTACCCTCAAGGATCGTCATCTCCATCTTACAGAATAGAaaactgaggccacaagagcccCACTCCCAGCAGTGTCCTACCATGTCCTTTCTTCAGCAACCTTGAGCCTCAGGTCGCTGCCAGGTTGGGGAGGCCCTGTTGGTTTTTActcccagcctctccctgcaAACCAGCGAAGACCAGAAGCAGGGCTCCTGGAGCTTGTTGGGCGCAAGTGGGGAGCTGGGGAGGCAGGACGTGGGGGCCGACTTGGAAGACCCTGCAATTACAAACATGGCTGCCTTGCAAAAACAAATCAGACACACAACAAAATCAGTCTTAGCTTTGGGCTGGGGGCACCTGGAAACCCTGATCGGCTCTCCCCCtggttctctctctctgcagTTGCCACCCAGGCCAGACTTACTCCTCATATGGTTTCAGGTGTGCTTGTTTGGCCCGCTCCACGAGGTCCAGGAAGTCCCTGTAGCAGTTTCTGGCCATGACGGTGTACCGCGTGGAGCAGCCTAATTCAGTGACCCTGGCTCTCGGCAGGTAGCCTGCCCAGCCAGGGATGGGGGGCTCGTGGAGAGGTTTCTTTATGTTCTTGCATTCTGTGAAAAAGATGCCATGCTTCCTTGAGGGCTTTGAGAAGCCATCCGGTGGGCGGCACTGCCAAGCCAACCAGCATCCCAACAATCAGCCCTGGAGAGAGCCCTAGGCCCCAAGACATGATGAGGACAGCTACCACTGGTTGGTTTATTCTGTGTGTCTGCATTTGGTGGGGATTTACATAGGCTCTCTCTCTCATCTCATTGTCTTACAAACTCTAAGAAGTCGGTGCTATTGTCACCAACACTTGCGTGGAGCAGGACATTGACacctcagagaggtgaagggaaTCTTGGCTGAGGTCACATAGCAAggaagtgacagagccaggatttagACCTGCGTTTCTCTGATTCCCAAGTTATTGCTCGTAAATGGATCCCACTCTTTTCTcagactaacaacaacaacacagaagcTTCAGGCGTTTGATGCTCCTTGATGATTTAACTAAGGGAATCAAGAGAAGCATGTATGTCAGGAAAAGGCACATCACGCCTAGCTCTGGCCGCCTGGTGGGCTGACCTTCAGCAATTTCACATTTGTGAGATGAAAGATAACTGCCTGCCTCTGTCTCCTACAGATACTGTAAGAATTGAATTAGACCCGAGAGTCCCAGAACCTCG
The Budorcas taxicolor isolate Tak-1 chromosome 23, Takin1.1, whole genome shotgun sequence genome window above contains:
- the C23H10orf82 gene encoding uncharacterized protein C10orf82 homolog, yielding MESSKTFMRQMPITPGYSGFVPYLSCQGTSSEDNMAHCLKIFQENTQRYKDQLEEFHCSVATAPKLKPVRSEGTVLRTLHQYYRQYHPLSLECKNIKKPLHEPPIPGWAGYLPRARVTELGCSTRYTVMARNCYRDFLDLVERAKQAHLKPYEEIYGVKSTPPPPTPPPKALLHEGLLPKYPDFSVPGVRCPTLSRALMEDPRPQMMCGCTQRPSVWCSGKIYLEPLSARKDMEV